The following coding sequences lie in one Planctomycetota bacterium genomic window:
- a CDS encoding STAS domain-containing protein: MVQLAQGWELEVERGPEWLFVHIRCTPEGALAVPPLADTVWQILEQHMTYRVVLECDELNLLHSMLIGELMTLNRRVAAHGGTMRLCGLSDENRIVLRHCRLDRHFPHNLDRTEAVMGTRHVRPRPRPSAK, translated from the coding sequence ATGGTGCAACTCGCACAGGGATGGGAACTTGAAGTCGAACGTGGCCCCGAATGGTTGTTTGTCCACATCCGCTGCACGCCCGAAGGCGCTTTGGCCGTGCCGCCGTTGGCCGACACGGTCTGGCAGATCCTCGAACAGCATATGACCTATCGCGTGGTCCTCGAGTGCGACGAGTTGAATCTGTTGCACTCGATGCTGATTGGCGAGTTGATGACGCTCAATCGGCGCGTGGCCGCGCATGGCGGGACGATGCGCCTCTGCGGGCTGTCGGACGAGAATCGCATTGTGCTACGGCACTGCCGGCTGGACCGCCACTTCCCGCATAACCTCGATCGAACCGAGGCGGTGATGGGGACTCGGCATGTTCGCCCGCGGCCACGTCCTTCGGCGAAATAG
- a CDS encoding BON domain-containing protein, producing the protein MTIVSDASTHVAPAVDQQLIDRATTAIVNNPHLPKRKVRLEARQGQITLKGVVNSFFQKQMAQEALRRIEGVRQIDNELEVQWS; encoded by the coding sequence ATGACTATCGTTTCGGACGCTTCGACTCACGTTGCTCCCGCGGTCGATCAGCAATTGATCGATCGGGCCACGACCGCGATCGTTAACAATCCGCACCTGCCCAAGCGGAAAGTGCGGCTCGAAGCCCGACAAGGGCAAATCACGCTCAAGGGCGTGGTGAACAGCTTCTTTCAGAAGCAGATGGCGCAAGAGGCGCTCCGCCGCATCGAAGGCGTGCGGCAGATCGACAACGAGTTGGAAGTGCAGTGGAGCTGA
- the yacG gene encoding DNA gyrase inhibitor YacG — protein MTCPICQAEFDEQQSKSLPFCSPRCKQIDFGRWLGEEYSLPIERDEDDGDPASVN, from the coding sequence ATGACTTGCCCGATCTGTCAGGCGGAATTCGACGAGCAGCAGTCCAAGTCGCTGCCGTTTTGCAGTCCGCGCTGTAAGCAGATTGATTTCGGCCGCTGGCTGGGCGAGGAGTACAGCCTGCCCATCGAACGCGACGAAGACGACGGCGATCCCGCGTCGGTCAATTAG
- a CDS encoding zinc ribbon domain-containing protein: MPTYDYVCDACDHRFELFHSIRDEPKKKCPNCGKNKLRRLIGTGAAIVFKGSGFYQTDYRSDSYRKAAEADKPASSTNSAESKSEAKTEAKSEPKPAKGESAAPGKKKHKPKN, translated from the coding sequence TACGACTACGTCTGTGATGCGTGTGACCATCGGTTCGAGTTGTTTCACTCGATTCGCGACGAACCGAAAAAGAAGTGCCCCAACTGTGGTAAAAACAAGCTCCGCCGCCTGATCGGCACCGGGGCGGCCATCGTCTTCAAAGGATCGGGCTTCTACCAGACCGACTACCGGAGCGACTCGTATCGCAAGGCGGCCGAGGCCGACAAGCCAGCGTCATCAACCAACAGCGCGGAAAGCAAGTCCGAGGCCAAGACCGAAGCCAAGAGCGAACCCAAGCCGGCCAAGGGGGAATCGGCCGCCCCCGGCAAGAAGAAGCACAAGCCGAAGAACTAG